AATGTTACATGTCTCCCTCTCCCCTACTGACCTACATTTCTGATTTGAAGATGAATCTGAACAGTTTTGCACATGTACTGCAGAGTGAGAGGTCTGAAGTCGTTTAAAAAGGTGTGGTTAGACTCTCAAATCATACCTGCTAACACCAACAATATGCATCATCCAACCACAATCTTTGTTTTATATTCAGTTGTAGCCATGATCAACTCATGTTGAGCCATTTTAGTGAAtttgagaaatattttttttaggggggggggcaataattGTTCTGCCTCTGATGTTGAGGCACCCCTGAGTTGGGGAAAAGTAAGTATCGGGGATTGGACCCCCTAGCCTCGACAAGGTTCTCAATGATACATGTTGAGCCTTATTCCTTCATCTAAAACTCATGAACAAGTTAAGTTTGCAGTACCTCCCAACCCCTTGCTCCTTCCCCCTCTTTTCCATTTAGGTGCACAATCTTCCCCTTCTGTTGAACATAGGTTGTTTTTTAGCAGCAGCAGCATTCCTTGTTAGCAAAGATGTggtttcaacaaaaaaaatggaatggaagAAGTTGGTTATCCTGTTGAGTTGGATCTACAGGCTAGGTTGTCTTCAAGAAAATAAATAGTGAAACYTACAGGTATGGTCTGTCATTTTGTGTTGTTGCCTTGGAGGTTTCATTTAGGATCAGATCTGGCATTTGCAGCATTTCAATATCTTTGTCAAAAATAACATCCTTGATGCAGTGCTATGGTGAAAGAAGTTAAGCATTAGTGTATATATTTTACTACATGTACATCTCATCTACCCAGACCCgcatgctcacacctccatccctaagGCCTGCATTATTTTGCCACTTGCCCAYAAATTGTATCAATTAGTTTCTCGGTCGCTCATGCTATTCAAAATAAAAGattagatttttccattgtgttaatgaagGCGGATTGATTTCTAMGTTTTTAGTGTACGTTTTTTCAAGATTAGTATCATCAAGCCATTGGGTATTTCACCTTTTGGTTACTTTAACAGTGCACTTTATTTAAAGTTTCTTAGAGGCAGGCACATGATTGGAAATAGGCTGTTGTAATTCACATGCACACTGAGATACTATAGTCAGGGACCAAACCGGGGACGGAACGggatagaggtcgaccgattataatcttaacgctgataccgattgatcggccgatttttaaaatgtatttgtaatgacaattacaacaatactgaatgaacacttaacttaataaaataaatgtagcctcataaatgaaacatgttcaatttggtttaaataatgcaaaaacaaattgTTGGAGATGAaagaaagtgcaatatgtgccatgtaagaaagctaacgtttaagttccttgttcagaacacgagaaagctggtggttccttttaacatgagtcttcaatattcccaggtaagaagttttaggttgtagttattataggaattataggactatttctctctatatgatttgtatttcatatacctttgactattggatgttcttataggcactttagtattgccagtgcaacagtatagcttccgtccctctcctcgctcctacctggaacacatcgacaacagcgttacccatgcagagcaaggggaacaactactccaagtctcagagcgagtgacgtttgaaacgctattagcgcgcaccccgctaaccatttcacatcggttacaccagcctaatctcgggagttgataggcttgaagtcataaaccacgcaatgcttgaagcattgcgaagagctgctggcaaaacgcacaaaagtgctatttgaatgaatgcttacgagcctgctgctgcccacCATCGCTGAGTGTTTTAAaaataacatactgtactttgAAAGTATCTATCCAAGTTTGAAACCATTAAAAATGCACAGTAACCTCGttgaaatgcagcccaaataaccaGCTGTGTCAGGCAGATGGATACTGGTAGGCTGGACACTACATTTTTAACAATGCATTTTTCTGATAACTAGTTCTTTGCATccgccgtggagcccagtttcataatattaccatatGTCCCAGCTGCTTGCCATAGTTGGAAGTAATCACGAAAAAGCATTTTTTACaatgccagctcctattagttatattgagcaccgtggcaccaactcgccttcggaacgttctattcccagttTATTGTTctacgtcacaatgcctgctttgctattgttggcaatgagacctgcccACGTTGCTGGTAGTtcaaatgtaaacacatttcctcATGCAACTATGAGGTCCCATTGTTTATTATAGGGAAATGTACGTGTCTATTTTGCCAAATATCTCGCTTGGGATTTTTTGAAGTCGGACACCATTTTTTAATCAGGATAATATCTTTCGAATCAAAGTTTTGCAGCGTACTCTTGCtgtcatcgatcgctagaccagaaataggcAAGTTGACATTTTTCCCTACCTCGAtatgcagacataagcacacttgGCCCTATCAAGGTGCGGATGTTGACTTTCTGCACGAGTTGTTATTTTTCGGTTTCGTCCAaagaacagattgtagtggtaaaataaaaaggtgtACATTATTTGGTGCTATTTAGGCGAAATGGAATTCTAAGCGTCATCGTTCGATTCCATCCATTTGCTATGAgctcgcgctagtgttccagtttagccaacgttCTTTTGCCATTTTTCATCCTTGGGCGAATTTTGACTCGGTTCTATTTTCCAGCCTATACTGGCATCACTGTTTTCTTCCAAAAGCAAAGACTTCCGGCAGCGTTTTTAAAGTGTCTCAatgcttttgttttattttgttaattaagatattgtaatgacctgactagatcataaaggaacaattgtccagacagagggttgagtttacgaattgaaggtttattaacccaactttacacaggctactgtttggccgtagcccacgccaaataaacgaaagataccccacaagccaaccgtgaccttctcttgtgaagcccagacgtaagagagaacaatggctaaacctggtcttaacttccaatgctccatccccctccaccaaacaccaggatgcccggcatcagaacattccaggcatccccgtgattggcagatagcaggttgattggcatgtcggaccccgcaaacactggtaagtacaacacaacccactaatagcctaccacataacacaccgctgtctgtgcgggtcgctacaatattaTATATGCCAGAAATATTAGGTGTGAACGAAGTCCATGTTATAGGCTACTATGTTACACGCTATGTCTATTGTTGTACAGTGCCGCACAAATAGGAAGTTAACACTTGAAGCCTAAATTTCGTGATAATTCCAAATTAATCAACACCTTTAAGCGAAATATCATTCTAGACCTGGTCAGACCACTAACTGTCATGATATTATTTCAACAAGAAGTGTCACTCAGGTGTTGTGCAGCATCATGTGAGCGGTGCAATCTAACCTGAGGTGCCAATTGAACAaactgcctgtttggccctccttttcctatagtccactatcagctcatttgtcttgctcacattgagggagaggttgttgtcctggcaccacactgccaggtctcggacctcctccctaccactgttgtgtcatcagcaaacttaatgatggtgttggagttgtgcttggcacACGCAACActaaggggccccagtgttgaggatcagcatggcagatctGTTGTTGCCTACCCGTACCACCCGGCAGTGGCCCTTCAGgatccaggatccatttgcagagggaggtgtttagtcccagtgtccttagcttagtgatgagctttgtgggtgctatggtgttgaatgctgagctgtagtcaatgaacagcattctcataggtgttccttttgtccaggtgggaaagagcagtgtggagtgcgattgagattgcgtcatctgtggatatgttgcggcggtatgcgaattggagtgggtctagggtttacggtatgatggtgttgatgtgagccatgaccagcctttcaaagcacttcatggctaccaacgtgagtgctacggagcggtaatcatttaggtaggttaccttcgctATCTTGGGCACAGGGTGGTGGTCTGTgaaaaacatgtaggtattacagactcggtcagggaaaggttaaaaatgtcagaagacacttgccagttggtcagcgcatgctcggagtacacatcctggtaatccatctggccccgcggctttgtgaatgttcacctgtttaaaggtcttgctcacttCGGCTACCGAGagttgcggatgttgcctgtaatccatggcttctggttgggatatgtacatacggtccctgtggggacgacgtcatcgatgcacttattgacgaaGTCGAtggctgaggtggtatactccaatgccattggatgaatcccagaacatattccagtctgtgctagcaaaacattcctgtagcgtagcatccacgtcactggtacttcctgctttagtttttgcttgtaagcaggaatcaggaggatagaattatggtgagatttgccaaatggagggcgagctttgtatccatctgtgtgtggattaaaggtggtctagagtttgttttcctctagttgcacatgtgacatgctggtagaaattaggtaacggatttaagtttgcatTAAATTTCCCGgtcactaggagtgccgcttttggatgagcattttcttgtttgcctttatacagctcgttgagtgcggtctcaGTGCCAGCATCGATTTGTGTTGGTAAATAGAYggctacaaataatatagatgagaactcttggtaggtagtgtggtctacagcttatgaggtattctacctcaggcaagtAATACCTCGAGACTTTGTTAATGTTAGACATCACACACCAGCAGATagacacacccccgcccctcataTTACCAggcgtagctgctctgtcctggcgatgcacggagaagccagccagctttATATTAtgcatgtcgtcattcagccacgtctcggtgaaacttAAGATACAGTTAATGTCCCgatggtaggatagtcttaatcatagatcgtccagtttgttttcaaatgattgcacattggccaataatacggagggtagtggtggtttacctactctcGGCAAATTCTTACAAGACACCCcaccctcccccttttcctcaatCTTTTCTTCACGTGGTCGACAAGATTTAGGCCTTGTCGACAAAGCAGTTAATTCTTCGKGTCGGACacattgaagaaaaaatctttctCCAGGTCGAGGTGAGTAaacgctgttctgatgtccagaagctcttttcggtcatagacggtagcagcaacattatgtacaaaattagttgcgaaaaaaactaacaaaataacagttggttaggagcctgtaaaaacagcagccatcccctctggcaCCATTATCACTTTTACCAGTATTTACctgtaataatggatttaatgcttTTGACCAATTTACCATTTTGTAGTCTTCTGGATAGTTTACCTGAAGGTGTGAGAGCTGGGGGAGCAGAAGGCCAGCTGTGAGGGCCTAGTGAGGCAGGGCCGGCAGGCTGTGTAACAGTACTTCCATGGGCTGGAGCTTGTGCTTGCCAGGAATAGAGGCTTTCATGGGGGCCCTGGACACCGCACACGTGGAGGTGTTTCTGGCCTATGACCCACTCATTGAGGCTGGAGCTGCAGGTAAGTATAGCCTGGGTCAGTGTTATTGTCATGACATTACTTCCTCAGCTTTGATTGTATATGATGGTGCCACCCTTCCACACAGGAGGAGCAGCTGGACCTGTTGTCTCTGGGCTCGGCCGTGGAGGACGAAGACTCTCCCCTGGTCTTACTGGATAAGTTCTACCTGTTCTGGGAGGTGGAGGCGCTGGTAAATCCAACCCTGCCCAAATCCCTCTCCATCACCCTTGTGCTGCTGAGCACCATCGAAGGGCTGGTGGAAGAGCCGGTGCCTTGGTTCTTCTGCTGTGCCAAGCCCACCATTCTGATGACGGTTCTTAGGCCAGAGGCAGGGAGTCACCCTGGAGGCTGGGCCCATGATCTGTTGCTGCAGCTCCAGCCCACTCCCCCTGTGGTGCTCCTGCTGGCTGTGTGGGTGAATCCTGTTGGGGGAGCATCTCTGGGCTTCTCCCTGCTGTCCAAGCTCAGTCAGATGGTACACGGCCTAAGTAGCAAACTGATCGCCTCACTATGGAAGACAGCAGGCTTCCTGTATGCACAGACAGTGGAGGTGCAGCTCTTCTCCACACTGGGGGAGAACACCTACCAACAGCTGGCATCCTTCAAGCTCATGACAGAAAGACAGGTCTTCACTTCAGGAAGGACCCAAGCACCTGGTGATGTAAGGTTACACTCCTTTGGTATAGAATTAATGCTAATTGTGCCTAGTGATTAGAGCTTTCCTGATGCAGCAGGATACAGTTGACAGAAAACACAGGCGTTACTTCTGGAACTAACCCTGACCCCAGCTAAAGCTCAAAGGAAGATACTGCCTCATGTACCACAAAGTGAAAACCAAACTTTTCAATCCCAAAATGCATTCAGCAGATTGGAAGCTGTTATATTTCACCATAAGCATTAAAAGTACAGCTTTTTCAAAGACATTCTATAACTCTAcatgtagtatactgtaataaATAATACTATAGGACTGACATTTAACTCCAGCTATTTAACAGTCACCAGAAAAGCCTTCTGTTAAATCAAGTCAACTACAATGTGTACATCAAAATATTTCTTACAATAATCTCGTGATACCTCAATTAAATGGCAAGACAGGATGAGTGGTTTGTGTGTTGCTCCAGAGATATCCCAATTGTagtgcacttacagttgaagtcagaagtttacatacaccttagccaaatacatttaaactcagttattcacaattcctgacatttaatccttgtaaacattccccgttttaggtcagttaggatcaccactttattttaagaatttgaaatgtcagaataatagtaaaaataatgatttattttagctttcatttctttcatcacattctcagtgggtcagaagtttacgtactcaattagtatttggtagcattgcctttcaattgtttaacttggatcaaatatttcgggtagccttccacaaacttcccacaataagttgggtgaattttggcccattcctcctgacagagctggtgtaactgagtcaggtttgtaggcctccttgctcacacatgccttttcagttctgcccacaaatttcctataggattgaggtcagggctttgtgatggccactccaataccttgactttgttgtccttaagccattttgccacaactttggaagtatgcttggggtctgtgaccaagctgtaacttcctgcctgatgtcttgagatgttgcttcaatatatccacataattgtccttcctcatgccatccattttgtgaagtgcaccagtccctgtgcttcatggttgggatggtgttcttcggcttgcaagccccctttttcctccaaacataaatggtcattattgccaaagttctatttttgtttcatcaagccagaggacattgctccaaaagtacaatcttcgtccccatgtgcagttgcaaaccgtagtctgggtttatggcggttttagagatgtggcttcttccttgccgagcggcctttcaggttatgtggatatagatacttttgtacccgtttcctccagcatcttcacaaggtcctttgctgttgcacTTTTCggaccaaagtacattcatctcttggagacagaacatgtctccttcctgagcggtatgacgggtgcgtggtccaatggtgttaatatttgtgtactattgtttgtacagaWgaacgtggtaccttcaggcgtttggaaattgctcccaaggatgaaccagacttggaggtctatacattttttccccccatgacgtcaagcaaagaggcactgagtttggccttgaaatacaggtgcacctccaattgactcaaaggatgtcaattagcctatcagaagcttttttagccatgacatcatttgtcATTTTCCAAGCCGTTTAGAGGCACAGTAAActtcacccactggaattgcaaataagtgaaataatctaaacaattgttggaaaaattacttgtcatgcacaaagtagatgtcctaaccgacttgccaaaacatttgtggagtggttgaaaaacaagttaatgacttcaactgtatcttgtgAGCAAGTTGCTCAGTATGTTTTTTGCATAAGCAGTGCTTGCTAGAATTGTCAATTATCACTCAGCTCCTCACTGATGAACATAGCCAGTCTTCAGGGTTTTTACCTAAATGATGGAAGACCAACAGCTCATTGTGATAGTACTTCCCCACAAGTTTTCCAGTGTAACATGTCCAATTTAGGGTTATAGTATTCAAAGATCGGTGATAAAATATTTATTAACTTCatcagtaaaaaagacagtgtgATGACATTAGAATAGGTTAAAGCCATGGTTTTATATACATGGTGTGAAAGAGACCTACATTTAATATTTCTGTCTTACTAGGAGTGGCTAAGGGGGGGAAACAGAGTCACTGCTGTTCTAAGAATGGCTTTAGGATTGATTCCACTTGGTGGTGTTGTGGGTTTTGTAGATGCCGATCAGACGGTCAGCAATCTCAAACATGTTGTTCCTCAGGGAGATGATGAACTGAGCATTCTTGGTTTGCTCCTGTAGGGAAACAAATTAATATTCAATCATCAATGGGAAGTCAAAGGCTGTAAATCTCAAGTATCACATTTTTTACATGCTTATGTGAGTCAAGCTCTTTTAAACAGTGGCCTGGGAAGAATTAACCACCAACCGCCGTGACAGGAGTAAACAATGGACCAACATACCGCCAACAGAGGGCTTTGCAAAACGAGTGATTTCTCACAATAGGCTGTACACCTTACCATAGCGCCTTCAATAAGCTCCCATTATACAATACTAACGATTAACACAGTGAGGGACATGGGGTCAGCTCATCTGAGTCAAGCACAGCAGCATAGAATTAGGAGTATAATGGCAAATACTATTCAAAGCTGTTTCACGTGGAATAGAGTTCCCATGaactgctgtgtgtgcatgtgaaacTCACATAAAATGTAACAGGCCACGATGGAGACATTCTTGAAGTCCAGGGCTGCATTAATCTGAAGTAGAGGGGTGTGGGCTTGAAGTGGTGCAGAGCAAACACCAGGGCCAGAGAGCTCAGGGtcttctctcctccagacagGTTGAAAATCTTCTTCCAGCTCTTCTTAGGGGGACGCACACTGTGGccatggacagagagaagaggatgagccAGAGTCATTCATAGATTTAACGAATACagcaataaaacaattaaattagAAGGGGATACTGGGTTGGGGCTAGGTACGTTTTGGTGATAAAATTCACACGATTGAAAGACCTATCCAGAGCTGTCTTCACAAatcataaaatataaaaatgtcaaacagccGGTTGGGCCAAAGTGTCTGCTGACCTGAACATGATGCCCTCAGAGAAGGGGTCCAGGCTGTTGACTAGCTCCAGCTCAGCGTTACCCCCTAGTGTCAGCATCTGGTAGTTCTCCTTcagcttgttggtgatgttgaaGCCAGCCATGAACTCGTTGAGCCTCTGCTTGCGCAGGTCCTCACATCCACGCTTGAAGTTGTCTCTCTGTGATCTCAGCCACACAGTTCCTCCTATAGAGAGACATGACCCACAATGACTACCTTCTCTTAGAGGGAAATAAACTTGAGAGAGCGCAGACAAGAGTAAAAACAGGGTGTCAAGGTGCTTGATTAGACCTAGAGAGAGCTTGGTGTGTACCTTCTTGTACYCTGCAATGGCTCCCAGGTTGGGCTTCATCTGGGCACAGCGGGCCTCCGTCAGGGAGATCTGGTTGGTGATGACGTCAGGCCCCTTGATGGCCGCCAGGTCAGCACGGGCAGCGCCTCCGCTGGTTTGTCCTCAATGGCGTGAAGGGAGAGCTTAGAGGCCTGAGGAGGACGGGACTCAGATGGTCAGTCCTAGCTGACTTTGCTGGAAAATGTTCTTACTATgacagctaggtgggacaaccacatatcaatgTTAAGATGAATGGAActactaagtcgctctggataagagtatctgctcaatgactaaaatgtaaatagcaGAGAAGAGGAAAAATATTTAAGTCAGATGATGATACTGTTCCACAGGTAATGCATAGAACACTGATGCACTGTAACTAGCTGAATGTTTGGTTGACCTCTAAGACACACCA
The genomic region above belongs to Salvelinus sp. IW2-2015 linkage group LG4p, ASM291031v2, whole genome shotgun sequence and contains:
- the LOC111957592 gene encoding uncharacterized protein, with protein sequence MGALDTAHVEVFLAYDPLIEAGAAGCHPSTQEEQLDLLSLGSAVEDEDSPLVLLDKFYLFWEVEALVNPTLPKSLSITLVLLSTIEGLVEEPVPWFFCCAKPTILMTVLRPEAGSHPGGWAHDLLLQLQPTPPVVLLLAVWVNPVGGASLGFSLLSKLSQMVHGLSSKLIASLWKTAGFLYAQTVEVQLFSTLGENTYQQLASFKLMTERQVFTSGRTQAPGDVRLHSFGIELMLIVPSD